Genomic segment of Aureibacillus halotolerans:
TTGCACTATGGTGTAAAAAAACACGACCGCTTCGTCAAAATACTTCGCATTCCGCGGGCACGGCTTCAGCTTCCTCGGAAAGCAAAAGCTTTCCGAGGGGATCTTCAGCTCGCGCTGTTCTCGCAGGAGTCTACGTATTTTGACTACGCTGACGTTTGTTTCTGCGTAGTTTTTTTATTTTGACCCGGTTTCAAAAAACGGAGATTTGAATTAGCTGGAATGAGTAAATTTCATAACAAAGCGAGCTATAGCCGCTTGTCATTAATGACTGGTATTCGATTTTATCACTTGTCCTATCGTAATGCTGCTAAGGACATTCACACAGAAGGCGTTTTCCCCATAAAAAATGCGGATACAGCTTCTAGCAGCTCTCTTTCATCCGTGCCTGTCGTAATGATCGTAATTGGATCCCCTGAATTTATGAACGCTGCAACCAAACCAAGTAGGCTCTTGCCATTTATTTTCCGCTCATTTTTATGGATAAATACGTCAGCCTCATATTGGTGAACCATCCAGATAAAACTTTGGATATTCGGCTGTGTCATGGTGACTCTGCTCA
This window contains:
- a CDS encoding HPr family phosphocarrier protein, whose translation is MSFVKETVSRVTMTQPNIQSFIWMVHQYEADVFIHKNERKINGKSLLGLVAAFINSGDPITIITTGTDERELLEAVSAFFMGKTPSV